From Brienomyrus brachyistius isolate T26 chromosome 18, BBRACH_0.4, whole genome shotgun sequence, one genomic window encodes:
- the LOC125712479 gene encoding uncharacterized protein LOC125712479 isoform X1: MSDSGRTFLDVAITEVLPELQAVNKNILEEHLQSIGVETSDDLRFVTEADLMTALRPVQARKLLSAWKQKYQTPENSSLSSVEASPTQSLSLLSVSPQSLSSTSSSSPGRDIHWDDNFEIPWSKLPAEVMHFLERGKRPRPKLRRQMVRIVVTEMMEKCPHVGRKHSIDVAKKMVAKYPNSLQDVIEGDIVGAGYLSLVKQLQNRIENVRRTSTPKIRKRKHQTDSDHTDEIPLEERAAMQDTYGCLKWNVEFLPLEETPESQQQKMEKLKVMFQQADANPEEVKSLMKSTYYTQRQHVNQGKSIKCLREEWPFWFDELGMSVHFKELTGIDLKETFTRNLDLKGKRLLEYMTTVAVSKSKTFLQTYARLQRIQGPQSGCSDDVKEMVLLLLSYFDEKEEYMLFHVEDTCLADEVQLEQVPLTPTIIVCGQSCYSSRRYMLSIDRNLVSTNISSFVSALCLMFGSYYNFNIHYPSELASTLEFLQRCFFCMNPEKGTKVENKNSKHHLSVNPRVLTLIQDLADHEWR, encoded by the exons ATGAGTGACTCAGGGCGAACCTTCCTAGATGTCGCCATTACGGAAGTCCTACCAGAACTTCAAGCAGTGAACAAAAACATCCTGGAAGAGCACTTGCAGTCCATCGGAGTTGAGACAAGTGATGATCTACGCTTCGTAACGGAGGCAGATTTGATGACAGCATTAAGACCTGTACAAGCGAGAAAGCTTCTTTCtgcttggaaacagaaat ACCAAACTCCAGAGAACAGCTCGCTATCATCTGTGGAAGCCTCACCCACCCAGTCGCTGTCATTGCTCTCTGTTTCACCCCAAAGTCTATCATCAACCTCTTCCAGCAGCCCAGGACGTGACATACATTGGGATGACAACTTCGAAATTCCATGGAGTAAACTTCCTGCAGAAGTTATGCATTTTCTTGAGAGGGGGAAAAGGCCTCGGCCAAAACTGAGGAGGCAAATGGTCCGGATTGTTGTGACTGAGATGATGGAAAAATGCCCTCATGTAGGTAGAAAACATTCAATTGACGTTGCAAAAAAAATGGTAGCAAAATATCCCAATTCTCTGCAAGATGTCATAGAGGGTGATATTGTTGGTGCAGGCTACCTTTCCCTTGTCAAACAGTTGCAGAACAGAATTGAAAATGTAAGGCGCACTTCAACACCCaaaataagaaaaagaaaacatcagACTGACTCAGACCACACAGACGAGATCCCATTAGAAGAAAGAGCAGCAATGCAGGATACATATGGGTGCCTTAAATGGAATGTAGAATTTCTGCCTCTTGAAGAAACTCCAGAGAGCCAACAGCAAAAGATGGAGAAACTCAAGGTGATGTTCCAACAAGCTGACGCCAATCCAGAAGAGGTAAAAAGTCTAATGAAGTCCACTTATTACACACAGCGTCAACATGTCAATCAGGGGAAAAGTATCAAATGCCTTAGAGAGGAGTGGCCATTTTGGTTTGATGAACTTGGCATGTCGGTCCACTTCAAGGAACTTACTGGGATTGACCTCAAAGAGACATTCACACGAAATTTGGACTTGAAGGGGAAAAGGCTTCTGGAGTACATGACCACAGTTGCTGTCAGCAAAAGCAAGACGTTCCTTCAGACTTATGCAAGGCTTCAGAGGATACAGGGACCGCAGAGTGGCTGCTCAGATGATGTGAAAGAGATGGTCCTGCTTCTGCTCAGCTACTTTGATGAGAAGGAGGAGTACATGCTTTTCCATGTTGAAGATACATGTCTGGCAGATGAGGTACAACTGGAGCAAGTGCCTCTGACACCCACTATTATTGTGTGTG GACAGTCCTGCTATTCCTCAAGAAGATACATGCTGAGTATTGATCGGAACCTCGTCAGCACAAACATATCCTCCTTCGTTTCTGCACTGTGCCTCATGTTCGGGAGCTACTACAATTTTAACATCCATTATCCATCTGAGCTggcttccactctggagtttctTCAGAG GTGTTTCTTCTGCATGAACCCAGAAAAAGGAACCAAAGTAGAGAACAAAAACTCGAAGCATCATCTCAGTGTGAACCCTCGAGTCCTCACCCTGATTCAGGATCTCGCCGACCACGAGTGGCGCTAA
- the LOC125712479 gene encoding uncharacterized protein LOC125712479 isoform X2 encodes MTALRPVQARKLLSAWKQKYQTPENSSLSSVEASPTQSLSLLSVSPQSLSSTSSSSPGRDIHWDDNFEIPWSKLPAEVMHFLERGKRPRPKLRRQMVRIVVTEMMEKCPHVGRKHSIDVAKKMVAKYPNSLQDVIEGDIVGAGYLSLVKQLQNRIENVRRTSTPKIRKRKHQTDSDHTDEIPLEERAAMQDTYGCLKWNVEFLPLEETPESQQQKMEKLKVMFQQADANPEEVKSLMKSTYYTQRQHVNQGKSIKCLREEWPFWFDELGMSVHFKELTGIDLKETFTRNLDLKGKRLLEYMTTVAVSKSKTFLQTYARLQRIQGPQSGCSDDVKEMVLLLLSYFDEKEEYMLFHVEDTCLADEVQLEQVPLTPTIIVCGQSCYSSRRYMLSIDRNLVSTNISSFVSALCLMFGSYYNFNIHYPSELASTLEFLQRCFFCMNPEKGTKVENKNSKHHLSVNPRVLTLIQDLADHEWR; translated from the exons ATGACAGCATTAAGACCTGTACAAGCGAGAAAGCTTCTTTCtgcttggaaacagaaat ACCAAACTCCAGAGAACAGCTCGCTATCATCTGTGGAAGCCTCACCCACCCAGTCGCTGTCATTGCTCTCTGTTTCACCCCAAAGTCTATCATCAACCTCTTCCAGCAGCCCAGGACGTGACATACATTGGGATGACAACTTCGAAATTCCATGGAGTAAACTTCCTGCAGAAGTTATGCATTTTCTTGAGAGGGGGAAAAGGCCTCGGCCAAAACTGAGGAGGCAAATGGTCCGGATTGTTGTGACTGAGATGATGGAAAAATGCCCTCATGTAGGTAGAAAACATTCAATTGACGTTGCAAAAAAAATGGTAGCAAAATATCCCAATTCTCTGCAAGATGTCATAGAGGGTGATATTGTTGGTGCAGGCTACCTTTCCCTTGTCAAACAGTTGCAGAACAGAATTGAAAATGTAAGGCGCACTTCAACACCCaaaataagaaaaagaaaacatcagACTGACTCAGACCACACAGACGAGATCCCATTAGAAGAAAGAGCAGCAATGCAGGATACATATGGGTGCCTTAAATGGAATGTAGAATTTCTGCCTCTTGAAGAAACTCCAGAGAGCCAACAGCAAAAGATGGAGAAACTCAAGGTGATGTTCCAACAAGCTGACGCCAATCCAGAAGAGGTAAAAAGTCTAATGAAGTCCACTTATTACACACAGCGTCAACATGTCAATCAGGGGAAAAGTATCAAATGCCTTAGAGAGGAGTGGCCATTTTGGTTTGATGAACTTGGCATGTCGGTCCACTTCAAGGAACTTACTGGGATTGACCTCAAAGAGACATTCACACGAAATTTGGACTTGAAGGGGAAAAGGCTTCTGGAGTACATGACCACAGTTGCTGTCAGCAAAAGCAAGACGTTCCTTCAGACTTATGCAAGGCTTCAGAGGATACAGGGACCGCAGAGTGGCTGCTCAGATGATGTGAAAGAGATGGTCCTGCTTCTGCTCAGCTACTTTGATGAGAAGGAGGAGTACATGCTTTTCCATGTTGAAGATACATGTCTGGCAGATGAGGTACAACTGGAGCAAGTGCCTCTGACACCCACTATTATTGTGTGTG GACAGTCCTGCTATTCCTCAAGAAGATACATGCTGAGTATTGATCGGAACCTCGTCAGCACAAACATATCCTCCTTCGTTTCTGCACTGTGCCTCATGTTCGGGAGCTACTACAATTTTAACATCCATTATCCATCTGAGCTggcttccactctggagtttctTCAGAG GTGTTTCTTCTGCATGAACCCAGAAAAAGGAACCAAAGTAGAGAACAAAAACTCGAAGCATCATCTCAGTGTGAACCCTCGAGTCCTCACCCTGATTCAGGATCTCGCCGACCACGAGTGGCGCTAA